ACGCAGATACCGGTGCAGTACAACTGGCGACTGATCGCGTTACTCGACATGGGCTGGGAGGAATACAAGGTGGCCGCCGAGTACGACGGCGATCACCATCGCACGAACCGTAAGCAGTACGCGCGTGATCAGAGTCGGCTACGAGAGCTAGAAGAATTTGGGTGGACCGTCATCCGGGTGATCGCCGACGACAAGCCGGGCGAGGTTGTGGACCGCGTGCGCCGTGCACTCATCCGCCGCGGATACCGCGACACGTAACCAATTGCGATGACATGCCGAAAAGCATCGCAGCGGTTTAAGTTTCGCGGTATGGGTGGCGCGCGGGCGGCCGGACGTCAGTCGATCCGCGTCGCGTGCAATTCCCAGAACGGCGCGTACACCGGGCTGCCATCGAGCCAGGGCTCCATGGCACGGAACCGTTCCAGCAACTTCTCCGCCTCGTCGGCCATGTCGGGATTGCGCGCGGCCATCATTTCGATGGACTCGGCGCTGATGTTGACCTGGTAGGTGGTCGGACCCAGATAGGTGATCTCCCAACCGGCGGCCGGCAGCACGTCGCGAAAGTCGCTCTCGGACAACGACCGCAACATCTTGAAGCCGTTGATGTTGTGTTCGCCGAACTCGAACATGTACAGCCGCGCGCCGGGCTTGGTGGCGCGCCGCAGCGCTTCGACGTAGGACCGTCGCAGCTCGGGCTCGGTGGCGAACGTGTGATAGAAGGCGCAGTCGACCACCGTGTCGAAGTGGCCGTCGAAACCATCCAGCTTCGTGGCGTCGGCCAGCTCGAAATTCACCGACACCCCGGCCTTTTGGGCGTTTTGCCGGGCGCGCTCGACGGCGCCCGCCGAGCCGTCGATGCCGGTCGCCGAATACCCCTTCGAGGCGTAGTAGATGGCGTGATGGCCGGGGCCGGTGCCCGGGTCGAGCACCTCCCCCCTGATCGCACCCACCGCCACCAGCTGCTGGACCACCGGTTGCGGGCCGCCGATGTCCCAGGGCGTGGCGGTGGGCAGGCCGTGCGACGTCCGGTCGTCGCGGTACATCTGCTCGAAGCGGGTGGGGTCGGTCGGATCGAATGCGGCTGTCATGGCAGGGATTTCACCAACTGCTCGACCGGCACCCGGGGGCCGGTGAAGAACGGCGTCTCCTCGCGCGTGTGCCGGCGGGCGTCGGTGGCGCGCAGTTCGCGCATCAGGTCGACGATGCGGTGCAGCTCGGGAGCCTCGAAGGCCAGGAGCCACTCGTAGTCGCCGAGCGCGAACGCCGGGACCGTGTTGGCGCGGACGTCCTTGTATTCGCGGGCGGCCATGCCGTGCTCGGCGAGCATGCGGCGGCGTTCCTCGTCGGGCAGCAGATACCACTCATAGGACCGCACAAAGGGATACACGCAGATGTAGGCGCCGGGCTCCTCGCCGGCCAGGAACGCGGGGATGTGGCTCTTGTTGAACTCGGCCGGTCGATGCAGGGCGACGCTGCTCCACACGGGCGAGCTGGCCCGTCCCAGCGCGGTGGTGCGACGGAAGTCGGCGTAGGTGGCCTGCAGCGCCTCGACGCGTTCGGCGTGGGTCCAGATCATGAAGTCCGCGTCGGCGCGCATGCCCGCCACGTCGTAGAGACCGCGCACCACGACGCCGCGCTCCTCCTGTTGCTTCAGGAACGTCGACACCTCGTCGATGA
The sequence above is drawn from the Mycobacterium marseillense genome and encodes:
- the hemQ gene encoding hydrogen peroxide-dependent heme synthase, with protein sequence MAKLDYDSLNSQIRYLMFSVFSVEPGELGDQRDDIIDEVSTFLKQQEERGVVVRGLYDVAGMRADADFMIWTHAERVEALQATYADFRRTTALGRASSPVWSSVALHRPAEFNKSHIPAFLAGEEPGAYICVYPFVRSYEWYLLPDEERRRMLAEHGMAAREYKDVRANTVPAFALGDYEWLLAFEAPELHRIVDLMRELRATDARRHTREETPFFTGPRVPVEQLVKSLP
- a CDS encoding class I SAM-dependent methyltransferase, producing the protein MTAAFDPTDPTRFEQMYRDDRTSHGLPTATPWDIGGPQPVVQQLVAVGAIRGEVLDPGTGPGHHAIYYASKGYSATGIDGSAGAVERARQNAQKAGVSVNFELADATKLDGFDGHFDTVVDCAFYHTFATEPELRRSYVEALRRATKPGARLYMFEFGEHNINGFKMLRSLSESDFRDVLPAAGWEITYLGPTTYQVNISAESIEMMAARNPDMADEAEKLLERFRAMEPWLDGSPVYAPFWELHATRID